A window of Ranitomeya variabilis isolate aRanVar5 chromosome 2, aRanVar5.hap1, whole genome shotgun sequence contains these coding sequences:
- the LOC143806691 gene encoding cystatin-S-like, with protein MNSIILLLICFVSFGYCAPVEELIKAEVAPVLGGWNTLPLDSKKVMHMAKLLQNSYNKKNFSLYWSKITDVKEALMQVTDGINYQFTVIIEPTGCLKKENLETCKTPGFEYMTGEKCRYFIRQNPPKFAITIIGKTCEEM; from the exons ATGAATTCTATCATACTCCTCCTCATCTGTTTCGTCTCTTTTGGCTACTGCGCCCCTGTGGAGGAATTGATTAAAGCAGAGGTTGCTCCTGTTCTCGGAGGATGGAACACTTTGCCCCTGGACTCCAAAAAAGTAATGCACATGGCAAAGCTTCTCCAGAACTCGTACAATAAGAAAAATTTCAGTCTGTACTGGAGCAAGATCACTGACGTGAAGGAGGCATTGATGCAG GTTACCGATGGGATAAATTACCAATTTACAGTCATTATAGAGCCAACAGGGTGCCTCAAAAAAGAAAATTTAGAGACCTGCAAGACCCCCGGATTTGAGTACATGACG GGGGAAAAGTGTCGTTATTTTATAAGGCAAAATCCTCCAAAATTCGCAATAACCATTATCGGCAAAACATGTGAAGAAATGTGA